tatgaccaaggcactttgaataaaaccgaaatcactataggtgtgcctataaaattttgaggagttccctcgatttctccaggatcccatcatcagatcctgatctcctgacaatgggaccacctgtaagacatgccctttcaaaaaaaaaataattgcaaaatcggcccagccatcttcgagtaattcggtaacatacataaaaaataaaaaaaaaaggccccgacgaattgagaacctcctcctttttttgaagtcggttaaaaatgtgATATTTCACAACtaataatgtagctttcaactttacatttattatattctattttatttatgtttagaaaGTACAGCGTGGttacggaaaacatcgtgaggaaacttgcctGTTCGGGAATTGTGTGTGCATTGTGAAACGAATTGGAGCAgaggaataaaattaaaatctcctTCAAGAAAGATTTCTTAGCCTCGCAGTGGGATGTATAGGATGTTGacgctaaattatatttatttaaagaaatatgttttagttcatttttataatgttgcgcAAGTATTGTAGACAATCTATTCTGTCGTCAAATGAATGAGTATGACACCCCAGTGACACACAAAAGAAATCCTCTTTGTCTGAAGTTTGTGACATTTTATTCATGCGAAGTTTGTGCCATAAAAGAAATTGGATCAGGGGATAGACATACCGCTAGTCGCGCGACGACGGaattttaatttgcttaaaCCTTTTACTGCGATAAAGCAAGAATTAAAGCGACTTCTGTCCTCATACTATAGTTTTGATGGTATAAGGATATATAGGGATGATTTATACGATATAGTCCAGTTAAAAGCAACGTCAATAAACAAATACCGTAATAAATACGCTAAATAAACTACTTTTGTAATAAtgtattgacatttttaaagtCAGTGTATTGACATTTTCGTAAAATAGGGTACTTTATGCCTCATTCACGTTTTTTTCGTAagaattatatgttattaattaacagCAGCCTTTCTGTGAGAATGTAATTCGTATCTTACATTTAAAATCGTGATATCTTGACAACTGTTCTTCAGCGACGCGCCATTGCAAtcgaatcaaattaattttattcaagtaaacttgaTAAACGAGAGAATTGAAATACGACCACCGTTTTGAACAACAGCCTCCAGCGAGAGAACGGCTAAACTCGCATtgctgtttttaaataaagagattTACAATGCcattttttgcaatattttttttttatttaaatatgatgagATATGTCCTCTGATAAAACCGGAACCCAGGTATTTTTTTGTGATACGTGTATCctagaaattttataattattctagaAAATTTCACATATCAGATCCTGGCATTTTATTCTCGTGTTGTGCGGTGAGATTCCAGTTCGTTTTTACAGAATAGCCCTACAGGAAAAAGAATGAACCAAAAAAACCGTGAACAGAAtgccatttaaatattatctaacaGGATTATTCTTGGTCCTTATTGGCCACCGAACCTATTCATCTACTTTCATTATATCGTAAAATGAGTTTgtacataaaaagaaataagcATCAAGTTAAGACAAATACCATTTAAGTAACATTGTACATATCTAATATGCACATAAACGCCGCTGGTGAATCGCAATTAACTTCACGTCGTGTTTGACAAATGACTCTTCGTTTAGCGCAGGCAATGTTTGCTTCAAGTAAAATGTTTTGACAAAGTGAGACACTAAGATTTACTGAATTAGTTgattaataattgttacattATTCTCATTACATACCATAATTATaaacagggccgtatttagagGGGGGCAActggggcaactgccctggggcctccacatgaggggGCCACGTCAGTTTTCaacgagttaacaaataccgagatatagtaaTGTTACTAATACAataccaaattataataatgttactcatttaaataaaactaattataacggatgaatcgcgtatattaattatttttaaacatcccgacgtttcgagcactttgcagtgttcgtggtcacgggtagactaagatgacatttgtctatttgaagaacaaaggaaatattattaacaactaccgccaacgatttctcaattgatgtcttgagtaacgttgcaccggttgcacgcagaaggcactaactgtatctttaggtcttgcagtctgttggatttgggattttaaatttttaataagtggatcccaggtgttagagagtctccaaccatcttctctattgaagttcggatgtttttgaatttcaatagcctcgcgtatcattctaggaatgaatctgtgttctctagcgaggatctgtggtttatcaaatcggataaaatggttaggtttatccagagcatgttcacagactgcagactttgaagaacgcctatttttgacatctcctatatgttccttgaccctggtaccgatgcttctctttgtttggcctatgtaagataaaccacactcacattcgagtttatatactcctgcagtttgtaaagggatattactcttgataggtctcaagaactggctcactttcttatgaggcttgtaaacggttttaatcgaagctcgcttcaagatgttgccaatcctgtctgtaactcctttcacatatggtagatatgcaggttgtcgctcaactgtgggtggcttggtacggcttctgcaataatgttactacttaatattttaaaagttaccgataaaagtaaataaatcatagctgactgattgaaataataaaaacctaattaattcataataatatgattattacggtattcacgcttctgtttgtctagggcccccactgctttgtggcccgggggcctccaggctccagacctttaaatccgactctgattaTAAACGTTTAATTAACAGTTTGCAATTCAAGTAGCTTAGCTGTATCACAGTATCTTGGACAAATGTATTTTTCCAGCGCTTTAAAGAACTTCTTAAGTTTTGCAGACccttttgtttgaaataaactaTCAATGCGAAAATTAtacctttttataatttttacaaacataaattgcCCAgttgtatattgtaatttataagaaTACCGTTTtgcatgcacaagggacataacattttagatcTTAAAAGGCTAGATGGATGCCGCATTGACAATACAgaggatggttaatatttttaacagtgcTAATGtctatagaccgggagatgatagtgaaaaaatatttggtcatttgtaccagtatggcggttcttcaggggtctaattacgtaaaggcaaaaaggaaaatgatggtcatagcgctcgcaccggcggcccaatcgcgtgggctttaatcgaacgcgtcggaagaataacgagtgtcgaacgattatCTATCTATAAGACCCGTCGTCTATTTGCCAAttccatatattaaatatcaattgataaataaaaataattgagagGACAAAATCAATTTCAACTGATTTAGAGATTTATTTTCAGATTTCCGTTCCGAAATTACTTCCAAGTATAACCACATGTTTGAAGTATACtcgtaaatataaaactttagagGTCTCGCATACATTACTTCGCgagttaatatttgttgaaaatgagaacagtaaatattttagtaatgaaAATGTTACCTTAGTAATGTTAATGTATGTTAATTACcaaaaacattgtttattttttaatttaagcagACCGTTAGCTACTTCCCACCATCCATAGACATaggtgatttttttatgttataggttggcggacgagcatatgggccacctgatggtaagtggtcaccatcacccatagacaatgacgctgtaacaaatattaactattccttacatcgtcactgtgccaccagccttgggaactaagatgttatgtccctgtgcctgtagttacactggctcacacacccttcaaaccggaacacaacaatactgagtactgttatttggcggtagaataactgatgagtgggtggtacctacccagacgggcttgcacattgccctatcaccaagtaaaataaaaaaaaagcgatAGAAACAATTACGATCCCCTACttcaccaatgtgccaccaacattgggaactatcCAATTAGTGAGATAACGCTTATGTCATAATACGCTCGACATTTCTCTCTATACTCTATAATCTTGaaataagttgaaaataatCAGGTCTAACGTTCTTAAAAGTAGGTATAAATTATTGTACGGTGGAATATGCATAGAAGTAAAGAAGCTTTGTAATCTCAGTGTAACCGCTGAACCGTATCAGCTCGGTATtatgtagattaaaataatctaGACTATCTCCGGCTCCTAAGCAGCGCCTCCACGTTCGTTGATTGAACGCCTGTAGCGCGGAAATTAGTAAATTTCACAGTTCGTTGAGCTACGTTTAAAGTACTGCACAGATAAATATTCTTTCATATAAATGAAACGATGCTGAATATTTCtgttcatattcaatatatgtaaatagtaaatatgaCAAAAATGGAATGGCTGATTTTTTTCGACGGTTCTCAGGTCAATGTATCCTCATTTCCGAACCAgtagtagtgtttaatttgactatcaataagtgtCATTCGATATTGACTAAGGCAATTTGGGTTTGAGTTTGAATACATAAACATTGTacattgtgttttaattttccTTGATGTTTCCATAGGGAAAACTTTTTACTCTCTTTTTATAAAACCGGATACGGAAGTGTGGCATGTGAGACCGTTAAGTTTATATCGAGAATTACtgcattacaattatataaaactttttcatttcattcattgcAGATATtccattgttttaatttttacctATTATGTAGGTAACATCGATATTCATCCATGGTACAAGAGTAGTagcatgtttatttaaaaataacttgaatATATTTGGATCAAGTTGATGAAAACTTTagcttaattttcatttaattcaattccAGCCAGCTATCTGAGCGTTCCATCAGCCCGACACAGCGACAGGTCGCCTTCCTGAAGCCGGCTGCCAACACCGCGCTCGACAGGAAAGCTTCCTTAGTCGACGAAAATACCGGCATCACGCGCACTCAAATGAAAGGTAAAATcttaaaatgataaaagttaattaattatccgAATACACAATTGCTTATCTTAATTATTGTAACTTACTTAATCGTTATTGACTATGTTATTGTCCTATAGATAAacctactattatatattataaatgcaaaagtttgtgaggatgtatgTATGGTTTTTAcgctttcacgaaaaaactattagacagatttgatttgatataaaactttatagtaatataggctatacatcaaaataacacataggctcCATTTATAAtggttttatgtaatttggtcataatatacacgatacatataaagtacccgtgcgaaTACGGGGCGAGTcgcttgtttttttatatacaacagtAACTAGTAAAAGTAGACACTGTAGTgacactcactcactcactcacttatttatttatttataatggcacactgtatacatatcattacaggattgtgtcccaattcgatattacagcactttaaaaaaaactaatttaaaatatctatccatgttataatataaagtattatattacagttattatattacagtttagtaaaactgtatataatatattccaagcaaCAATTACTGTGACTTCActcataattaattcatataacgACACTGCTGTTTTCAATAAAGCCAGTACCGCAGCCAGATTCGTcttattattgtaattgaaaacaattattaataagctATAATTAaacatctatattaaaatatcttacctGGATTAAAATTACAGTTTTCTATATGTTGTTATATGTTAGTTATCTGTTAAATTTCACGGTAAAATAgtctttttatatgtttttattgcaTACAGCTTCAATTACCGCAAAGCATTATAAATGCATATTACGAATCCTATGTGAAGCGTGACGTGCATTACCCAGACTGCGTGTTCATAGTTTACCACTAATCTAGGCTTTAAGTTATTTTGAAACgcttttgtataatattgttgATAAACGGACAGATGGACTATTATGTTAAATCATATAAAACCACCCACTGATCAGATGGTCTAACGCCAAACatcagtaatcagtattgttttattccggtttgaagggtgagtaatcCAGTGTAACAGGctaaagggacataacatcttaataccCAAgatagcgcattggcgatgcaaggaataaaatattacactaacttattttactgaaataaattattatttatctcaacGTGTGCGttttgaaattttgatttttaaattataaataccctCGTAATTCTTTTTTGACGCTACCAAATGTggttatattgaataatttgtgGTTATATGGAATAATTTGATTCGTTTgcgtatataattttaactaatcACTGGCTTGTGGTACTTATCCAAACGGAATCCAAACAAAGCTCTCAGACCAAATGCTGATGTTACTTAATGAACACTAATATATGTGTTGCTCAATCAAAACTACTGACGGTGTTACTTGATAAGGACAGAATATTTTTCGGCAACCAAAATATTGTCTGTAAAATATACCAACCAACAAACATACAGATGAGATTTTCTAAATtaagtgtatatttaattaatatataaggatgtacattatttatatgtcaatagtaaatgatattttatcaaCATTATTTGTAATGAATTGCCAGAATTCCGTGAAGCGTTCCGCCTCTTCGACAAAGATGGCGACGGTACCATCACCAAGGAAGAACTGGGTCGTGTTATGCGCAGTCTCGGCCAGTTCGCGAGGGTCGAGGAGTTACATGACATGCTGCAAGAGGTTGATAGCGACGGTAAGGTTAAAACAGCCTCATCAGACAAAAATTTGGTGTTAATTTACTGACTGTAAGGATTTATCACAACTAGATAAAGCATATTGTTCTTCGCTTCTAACTTTTAGGTAATACACAAGATTATCTTAAATTTAGAAGCTCGCACGATGtgaatagtatattatattttatttaatagaagctgtgcccacgaccatgtacgcgtttgaatttaacaaaacagaaatattattgtagcctaagttacttcctatTCTTcctatatcagttatctgccagtgaaagtaccgtcaaaatcggtccagccgttccagagattagccggaataaaaagacagacagacagaccgacaaaaatagtaaaaaatgtttttttggtatatgtaccgtgtataaatacacatgcattgagcaaaaaagggctattttaatattacaaacagacaccccaattttattatatgtatagatctaAGTTCATTTGAGAAAGtcttgtaagagcctacttgaataaagtatgttcaGATGACAATCCTACGCAAAGCTATTCAAATATTTGCACAGgtaatgtatattatacctaaattaaaacgaatacaCTTCTTGATCAGGTGATGGGAATGTAAGTTTCGAGGAATTCGTCAATATCCTATCGAAGTCCATGTCTGGAGCCGGTGGGGGGAGCAGCTCTGCTGAGCAGGAGGAGAGGGAGCTGCGAGACGCCTTCAGGGTGTTCGATAAACACAACCGGGGGTACATTTGTGCTTCCGACCTCAGAGCCGTGTTGCAGTGTCTCGGAGAAGACCTCTCAGAGGAAGAGAGTAAGAAATTATactaattaagatttattagttAATCTATAAAGATTTCTAACCCTTATCAATGTTCCATCCATACCTTTTCTCTCGATATACAGCTATTTAGTCATAGAaacgaaaaaaaacaatacaaactgAAATTAAATCGAAAGAGACTTGGTATACAGAAAAATATGACATAtccttcaaataaaataattgcattataaatatGACTTAAAGGCGCTGCTTACGAAAACTGCTTATAAAATTTAGTCTATTTACAAATGCCTACTACCAATTCACTAAAACACCCTCTGAAATTTTCACTTTAAATGAATGGTTTTAATGTTATACCAGACATTTCTTTATTTGGTTTTGAATTAGGATAAACACTAAAGAAGCAAACATCTTCGATTATTATTGTATGGAGTGTTCttctttattatctgtgatcGAAGGTGACCTGTTAATAGTTACGAATGTTTATCAAAAATCTACAATAATATTGATGTATCTTTTACACGTACTTAAGATAAAATCATCACAAATGTATTTTGGtacttaaattacttttatcttTCAGTTGAAGATATGATAAAGGAAGTGGATTCCGATGGTGACGGGCGCATTGATTTTTTGGGTATGTTAAGTATTTGTCAAACGATATGTCTGTTGTAATCAGGCCCGTCTAAACCCAGGGTGCAGGGCGTGCGAAAAACTCGGTTGCTGCATGTGAGAGGTACCTTGCCGATACCCTAAATTCTGAACACCAGAAGATTTCTTCAAAATCTTTGGAAGGGAAGGGGGTTATGGGAGTTCTTGATAGCACTGCTTACGCCCGGGTGTTTGTTACTTTTAAGACTGGTCTGGttgtattacaataatttattagctCTTGCTTTACTTCCCAAAAAATACTTGGTTTTTGTAATCGTATGTTTGTTGGGAACAAAACCTTACATATATGGGCTAAAGCGACTTACACACGTGACAGGTAACCTCATCGTGTCTGCCAATCTTAAAAAAGTATACTTCTTTATTGCAGAGTCTTAGAATTATGTGAATtagtagttattaatatttggcTAAAGTATCATTGTTCTCCATTgcaatgaagttttttttttaattttaatacacttATACTAAGAaagttttagaaattattttcattgacaTTGTGGAACATtcgaacataatatattattgtatcaatTACAGAATTCGTCCGAGCACTCGGCGAACCAGAAGACGCTTGTGATGACGAAGACGACGAGGATCTGAACGAAGGAACGGACATACTCCTAGCGAGACCGGTGGCTGCTAATTAATCCATATCCTATTTTGTCCTAAGCTTATGATTAGATTAATTAACAACTGATggtattaataaagtaatgccAACATTAGTTGTGACGTGGTTGTGACGACAACCTTAGGCCGATTGATCAGCATGTCTGCTATGGAATAATCTTTATGAACTATAACTTTCTTACATTTAAATTGAACGCCAGTCTTCTAGTTGTAGCTGGTTTACATTGGGTAAGACTATCGGATCGGACTCAGCGCCAATTCCACAAACAATTTATAGttatcgcaatcgaatcgaaacaAAATCGGTTGCGACCATTTCATTAGTTATTTCGATTCGAAGTTGGATCGAAATCCACTACATATCAAAACCAAGTTTTTTAGTAGAATTATCCCCTGTTTATGTTATTGTTATGcagatgcatgtgttctaaccaTTTCGCCACATCGACTGTTTAGTAATGACTAGACATCGGATTATATGCACCATCAAAATGCCAAAATATGCATGCAAATATGCACTAACAAAAATCATTTCTAATAAGATTTTgacatttgtttaaattatatcttatagtttattatatcaCATGCCTAACACGTATAGCTAC
The Vanessa cardui chromosome 10, ilVanCard2.1, whole genome shotgun sequence genome window above contains:
- the LOC124533011 gene encoding neo-calmodulin, with the protein product MTRQTSNTEPGPPDESRPDNRGTPTVNFAVSPSESQLSERSISPTQRQVAFLKPAANTALDRKASLVDENTGITRTQMKEFREAFRLFDKDGDGTITKEELGRVMRSLGQFARVEELHDMLQEVDSDGDGNVSFEEFVNILSKSMSGAGGGSSSAEQEERELRDAFRVFDKHNRGYICASDLRAVLQCLGEDLSEEEIEDMIKEVDSDGDGRIDFLEFVRALGEPEDACDDEDDEDLNEGTDILLARPVAAN